From the Cohaesibacter sp. ES.047 genome, the window CGCATTGACGAAAGACCGGTGAGCTGGCTGTTCACCATCAGGCCACTGCATAGAAAGGCACCCACATGCGCAGCGCACTGCGTGCCATGTGGCAGGGAAGGGGACGGAAAGAATGGTCATGCTCGAGCGGGAAACCGAGCTCTCCAAACAGCATCCAATGCCGGACACTCCGCCATTTGTGAGAACGAACCTGCCCAAGAAGATCCTGACCGCCATGCGGCGCAATCGCCTGCGGGATGGTCGTCCGATCAGCGACAGGCCGATCACCCTTGGCCGTGTCGGATCACTGGAAATCCGACTGGCCCAGACCGAGCGGGAAATCCGCAAGGCGCAGCGTCTGCGCTACAAGGTCTTCTACAAAGAGATGGCCGCCAAACCGGACAGCCACACCAAATTCACCCGCCGCGATGCGGATGCCTTCGATGCGATCTGCGACCACCTTCTGGTGCTTGATCACGATTCGCCCCAGAAGAAATTCCGCCGCCGGGAACCGCGTATCGTCGGCACCTACCGCCTGCTCCGGCAGGAAATGGCAGATCTTTATGGCGGCTTCTATTCCGCTTCCGAGTTCAACATCCGGCATATCCTCGACACCCACAAGGACCTACGTTTTCTCGAACTTGGGCGCTCCTGCGTGCTCAAGGACTATCGGACCAAGCGCACCATTGAGCTGTTGTGGCAGGGCATCTGGGCCTATGTGCAGATTCACAAGATCGACGTGATGATCGGATGCGCCTCTCTCAAAGGAACCGACCCGAAGGCAATGGCCGAACCCCTCACGTTCTTGTCCAAGCAGGCCAAGGCACCGGAGGAATGGCGCGTCGAGGCGTGGCCCGAGATTCGGGTGCCCCTTGACCAGATGCCGCCCGAGGAGATCAACGACAAGCAGGCTCTGCGTCTGTTGCCGCCGCTGGTGAAGGCCTACATGCGCCTTGGATGCCATTTCGGTGAAAGCGCCATGGTGGATTACCAGTTCGGCACAACCGATGTCTTCATCATCCTGCCGGTGGAGAATATCGATCCCAAATATGTGCTGCATTACAACACCGATTGCGTCAAGGATGCCGTTGCAAAGCACCTTTAGACCTGCCGCGTCCCATCTGGCGGTCCCGATCCAGCAGACTTAAAAAAAAGAGCGGCAGATAAACTGCCGCTCTTTTTTATTTGATCGTTTCGATTTCGAATCAAGCGCCAAGATTGTAGGCCGCAAGAGCTGCCATATTGACAATTTCGGTGTCTTTGGCACCCATTGGCAAGATCTGAACCGGCTTGTCAAAGCCGACCAGAAGCGGGCCAAGAAGGGTTGCGCCACCGAGCTCCTGCAACATCTTGGTTGAGATCGACGCTGCGTGGAACGCAGGCATGACCAGCACGTTGGCCGGACCGCCAAGACGACAGAAGGGATAGGTTTCCATAAGGTCGCCACTCAGCGCGACATCGGCCGCCATTTCTCCATCATATTCGAAGTCAACGCGACGACGATCGAGAATGCCAACCGCTTCACGCAGCCGATCCGACCGCTCGCCCTCGGGATGACCAAAGGTGGAGTAGGCCAGCATGGCAACGCGCGGCTCGATACCGAACTTGCGCGCAACACCGGATGCCTCTTCGGCAATATCGGCCAGTTCTTCCGAGCTGGGCATCTCATGCACCGCCGTGTCAGCCACGAGCACCGTGCGATCCTTGCAAAGAGCGATGCTGACACCGATGATCCGGTGATTGGGACGCGGATCGATCACCTTGCGAATGTCCTCAAGCACGATCGAGTAATTGCGCGTCACACCCGAAATCATCGCATCGGCATCGTTCATCGCCACCATGGCAGCTGCAAAGACGTTGCGGTCATTGTTCACCATGCGTAGGCAGTCGCGATAGAGATAGCCCTTGCGCTGGAGGCGACGATAGAGATAGTCGGCATAGTCCTCGCCGCGTGATGACAGGCGCGCATTGACCAGCTCGATGCCAGGACGGTCGATTTCGATGCCGGCTTCCTCTGCATGCTTCCGGATCAGATCCTCGCGACCAACAAGCACGGCTGTGCCCAGCTGCTCGTTGACGAACGAGACCGCCGCGCGCATGACCTGCTCCTCTTCGCCCTCGCCAAAGACGACGCGCTTGGGATTGCGCCGCACCTTGGAGTAGACCCGCTGAAGCGTCGAGGCGAGTGGATCCCGCCGGGCGTTGAGCTGATTGGCATAGGCCTCCAGATCGACAATCGGACGGCGCGCAACGCCGCTTTCCATCGCGGCCTTGGCAACGGCTGGCGGAATGGCGGAAATCAGGCGCGGATCGAACGGCACGGGAATGATATATTCAGGGCCGAATCTGGGCCGGTTGCCCTGATAGGCACTGGCCACCTCGTCCGGCACATCCTCACGCGCCAGAGCAGCAAGGGCCCGGGCCGCTTCGACCTTCATGTGGTCGCTGATCTCGGTTGCCAGCACATCAAGCGCACCGCGGAAAATATAGGGGAACCCGAGCACGTTGTTGACCTGATTGGGATAGTCCGACCGCCCCGTCGCGACAATCGCATCGGTGCGCACGGTCCGAACTTCTTCCGGCGTGATTTCCGGATCCGGGTTGGCCATGGCGAAGATGATCGGCTGCGGTGCCATGCTCTTGACCATATCGGGCGTCAGCGCGCCCTTGACCGAAACCCCGAGGAACACATCCGCGCCTTCCATGGCCTCTGCCAGCGTCCGGGCCTTGGTCGGCACGGCATGGGCGGACTTCCACTGGTTCATGCCCTCTTTGCGGCCCTGATAGATTGCGCCCTTGGTATCGCAAAGAATCACATTCTCATGAGGAATGCCCATGGCCTTCACGAGCTCGATGCAGGCGATGCCTGCGGCCCCGGCCCCGTTGCAGACCACCTTGGTTTCCTTGATATCACGACCGGTCAGATGCAAGGCATTGAACAGACCGGCGGCTGCGATGATGGCGGTGCCATGCTGGTCGTCATGGAAGACCGGGATATCCATCACTTCCTTGAGCTTCTGCTCAATGATGAAACACTCCGGTGCCTTGATATCCTCCAGATTGATGCCACCGAACGACGGTCCAAGATATCTCACAGCATTGATAAAGGCTTCCGGATCCTGTGTATCGACTTCCAGATCAATCGAATCAACATCAGCAAAGCGCTTGAACAGAACCGCCTTGCCTTCCATCACCGGCTTGGACGCCAGTGCTCCCAGATTGCCCAGCCCCAGAATGGCCGAGCCATTCGAAATCACGGCGACCAAGTTGCCCCGTGCGGTATAGTCAAACGCCAGAGATGGGTCTTCTGCAATCGCCTTGACGGGTGCTGCAACGCCGGGAGAATAGGCGAGAGACAGATCACGCTGTGTCGCCATGGGTTTGGTGGCAACGATTTCCAGTTTCCCCGGGCGACCATTTTTATGGAATGCTAGCGCTTCTTCGTCTGTAACCGAGACGCCGGGCTTCAAATTTTCATCAGCCACGTACTTTCAACCTCCGTTTTTGCTTATCTGTCGGCTCCAGCGTCGGCAAGATAAGTCTTTGTCCTTACATGTATTTCAAATGTTCTAAATATAGTTATGCACATTAATGCGTTGTCTGTCAGGAAACAATCGGTCAAATAGCTACTCTATGTGGCCGAGCCTTCGGCCAATTGCTAACTTGCCGCAAATCAGACAGTCCAACCTGTCTCCCAAGGCATGCAGGGACAAGAGAAAGCCTTACCAATCCATGGCCGACAAGACAGCAGCATCCAAACAGACAGTGACATCAAAATCCACCCCGATGATGGCGCAGTTTCTTGATATCAAGGCGGCCCATCAGGATTGTCTTCTGTTCTATCGCATGGGCGATTTCTATGAGCTGTTCTTTGACGATGCTGTGGAGGCATCGGGCGCACTCGGCATCACGCTGACCAAACGCGGCAAGCATCTGGGGGACGATATTCCCATGTGCGGCGTGCCGGTTCATGCCGCCGAGGGCTATCTGGAACGGCTCATTTCCCACGGCTACAAGGTCGCGGTGTGCGAGCAGACCGAGGATCCGGCCGAAGCGAAAAAGCGGGGCGCAAAGTCGGTGGTGCAGCGGGACGTGATCAGGCTGGTCACGCCGGGCACCCTGACCGAGGATAGCCTCCTGGATGCGGCAAGCTCTAACTATCTCGCAGCCATTGCCCGCGTGAGGAAGGGCGACGACGGCTATCACTATGCGCTCTCGTGGCTCGAACTATCCACCGGGGATTTCGGCGTGCTGGCACTGACCGCCTTGCGCCTCGGTGCCGAGTTGGCCCGGCTTGATCCGCGCGAGGTGATCGTTGCCGATCACATGCTGATTGAAGAGGATATTGCGCCCCTTGAGAACCTGTCGCGAGCAACCTTTTCGCCGGTGCCGCGTGCTTTTTTTGATGGTGCCACGGCCGAAGAACGCCTGCTGAGTTATTTCGGGTTGTCCACACTCGATGGTCACGGATCGTTCGAGCGGGTCGAGCTGATGGCTGCAAGCGCGATCCTCGCCTATGTGGAAAAAACCCAGCTGGGTGCCCGTCCGCCTCTCAGTCCGCCCCAACGGGAGCAATCGAGCCGCACCATGTCGATCGATGCTGCGACCCGTGC encodes:
- a CDS encoding GNAT family N-acetyltransferase gives rise to the protein MVMLERETELSKQHPMPDTPPFVRTNLPKKILTAMRRNRLRDGRPISDRPITLGRVGSLEIRLAQTEREIRKAQRLRYKVFYKEMAAKPDSHTKFTRRDADAFDAICDHLLVLDHDSPQKKFRRREPRIVGTYRLLRQEMADLYGGFYSASEFNIRHILDTHKDLRFLELGRSCVLKDYRTKRTIELLWQGIWAYVQIHKIDVMIGCASLKGTDPKAMAEPLTFLSKQAKAPEEWRVEAWPEIRVPLDQMPPEEINDKQALRLLPPLVKAYMRLGCHFGESAMVDYQFGTTDVFIILPVENIDPKYVLHYNTDCVKDAVAKHL
- a CDS encoding NADP-dependent malic enzyme: MADENLKPGVSVTDEEALAFHKNGRPGKLEIVATKPMATQRDLSLAYSPGVAAPVKAIAEDPSLAFDYTARGNLVAVISNGSAILGLGNLGALASKPVMEGKAVLFKRFADVDSIDLEVDTQDPEAFINAVRYLGPSFGGINLEDIKAPECFIIEQKLKEVMDIPVFHDDQHGTAIIAAAGLFNALHLTGRDIKETKVVCNGAGAAGIACIELVKAMGIPHENVILCDTKGAIYQGRKEGMNQWKSAHAVPTKARTLAEAMEGADVFLGVSVKGALTPDMVKSMAPQPIIFAMANPDPEITPEEVRTVRTDAIVATGRSDYPNQVNNVLGFPYIFRGALDVLATEISDHMKVEAARALAALAREDVPDEVASAYQGNRPRFGPEYIIPVPFDPRLISAIPPAVAKAAMESGVARRPIVDLEAYANQLNARRDPLASTLQRVYSKVRRNPKRVVFGEGEEEQVMRAAVSFVNEQLGTAVLVGREDLIRKHAEEAGIEIDRPGIELVNARLSSRGEDYADYLYRRLQRKGYLYRDCLRMVNNDRNVFAAAMVAMNDADAMISGVTRNYSIVLEDIRKVIDPRPNHRIIGVSIALCKDRTVLVADTAVHEMPSSEELADIAEEASGVARKFGIEPRVAMLAYSTFGHPEGERSDRLREAVGILDRRRVDFEYDGEMAADVALSGDLMETYPFCRLGGPANVLVMPAFHAASISTKMLQELGGATLLGPLLVGFDKPVQILPMGAKDTEIVNMAALAAYNLGA